One genomic window of Pseudomonas chlororaphis subsp. piscium includes the following:
- a CDS encoding LLM class flavin-dependent oxidoreductase: MSALEKGKKKILLNAFNMNCIGHINHGLWTHPRDNSTQYKTLEYWTELAQLLERGLFDGLFIADIVGVYDVYQNSVDVTLKESIQLPVNDPLLLVSAMAAVTRNLGFGLTANLTYEPPYLFARRMSTLDHLSRGRVGWNIVTGYLDSAAKAMGLSEQAEHDRRYDQADEYLEVLYKLWEGSWENDAVINDREQRIYARPEKVHKVEHKGEFYQVEGYHLCEPSPQRTPVLFQAGSSDRGLLFAGRHAECVFISGQNKPSTKAQVDKVRASAVAAGRNPEDIKVFMGLNVIVAETEELAWKKHAEYRSHASAEAGVAHFSASTAIDFSQYEIDEPIQYVKSNAIQSATRNLQNNDWTRRKLLDQHALGGRYITVVGSPQQVADDLESWIAETGLDGFNLTRIVTPESYVDFIDLVIPELQRRGSYKTAYDNGTLREKLFQHEAQLPEQHTGADYRR, translated from the coding sequence ATGAGTGCTCTTGAGAAAGGCAAAAAAAAGATCCTGCTCAATGCCTTCAACATGAACTGCATCGGGCACATCAACCACGGCCTGTGGACCCATCCCCGGGACAATTCGACCCAGTACAAGACCCTCGAATACTGGACCGAGCTGGCGCAGCTGCTGGAGCGCGGGCTGTTCGACGGATTGTTCATCGCCGACATCGTCGGGGTCTACGACGTCTACCAGAACTCGGTGGACGTGACGCTCAAGGAGTCGATCCAGCTGCCGGTCAACGACCCGCTGCTGCTGGTCTCGGCCATGGCCGCGGTGACCCGCAACCTCGGTTTCGGCCTCACCGCCAACCTCACCTACGAGCCGCCGTATCTGTTCGCCCGGCGCATGTCCACCCTGGACCACCTGAGCCGTGGCCGGGTCGGCTGGAACATCGTCACCGGCTACCTCGACAGCGCCGCCAAGGCCATGGGCCTGAGCGAACAGGCTGAGCATGACCGGCGCTACGACCAGGCCGACGAATACCTGGAAGTGCTCTACAAGCTCTGGGAAGGCAGCTGGGAAAACGACGCGGTGATCAACGACCGCGAACAGCGGATCTACGCCCGGCCGGAGAAGGTGCACAAGGTCGAGCACAAGGGCGAGTTCTATCAGGTCGAGGGCTATCACCTGTGCGAGCCCTCGCCACAACGCACGCCGGTGCTGTTCCAGGCCGGCAGCTCGGATCGCGGCCTGCTGTTCGCCGGGCGCCACGCCGAATGCGTGTTCATCAGCGGGCAGAACAAGCCCTCGACCAAGGCCCAGGTGGACAAGGTCCGCGCCAGCGCCGTGGCGGCCGGGCGCAACCCCGAGGACATCAAGGTGTTCATGGGGCTCAACGTGATAGTCGCCGAGACCGAGGAACTGGCCTGGAAGAAACACGCCGAGTACCGCAGCCATGCCAGCGCCGAGGCCGGGGTGGCGCATTTCTCGGCGTCCACCGCCATCGACTTTTCCCAGTACGAGATCGACGAACCTATCCAGTACGTGAAGAGCAACGCCATCCAGTCGGCCACCCGGAACCTGCAGAACAACGACTGGACCCGGCGCAAGCTGCTCGACCAGCACGCCCTCGGCGGGCGCTACATCACTGTGGTCGGCTCGCCGCAACAGGTGGCCGACGACCTCGAATCCTGGATCGCCGAAACCGGCCTCGACGGCTTCAACCTGACCCGCATCGTCACCCCGGAGAGTTATGTCGACTTCATCGACCTGGTGATCCCCGAGCTGCAACGTCGCGGCTCGTACAAGACCGCCTATGACAACGGCACCCTGCGCGAAAAGCTGTTCCAGCACGAAGCGCAATTGCCGGAGCAACACACTGGCGCGGACTACCGCCGCTAA
- a CDS encoding SfnB family sulfur acquisition oxidoreductase, with amino-acid sequence MTLSQHVAVITSDEQALIVASDLAEDFKRDSALRDRERRLPHPELEAFSRSGLWGISVPREYGGAGVSNVTLAKVIALIAQADASLGQIPQNHFYALEVLRVNGSAAQKKRLYAEVLAGQRFGNALAELGTKTAHDRTTRLTRDVQQGRDGYRINGRKFYSTGAIYAQRIPTSVVDEHGVQQLAFVPADSQGLNVIDDWSGFGQRTTGSGSVMFEDVFVAAEDVIPFQNAFERPTTVGPLAQILHAAIDTGIARAAYEDALHFVRTKTRPWIDSGNDKATEDPLTLKSFGHLSIRLHATEALLERSGEFLDAAQAEPNAETVAAASIAVAEARAISTEISLAAGSTLFELAGSQATLAEHGLDRHWRNARVHTLHDPVRWKYHAVGNYYLNQTNPPLRGTI; translated from the coding sequence ATGACTCTTTCTCAACACGTCGCGGTCATAACCAGCGATGAGCAAGCCCTGATCGTCGCCAGCGACCTGGCCGAAGATTTCAAGCGCGACAGCGCCCTGCGCGACCGCGAACGCCGCCTGCCCCACCCCGAACTCGAAGCTTTTTCCCGCTCAGGCCTGTGGGGCATCAGCGTGCCCAGGGAATACGGCGGCGCCGGCGTGTCCAACGTCACCCTGGCCAAGGTCATCGCCCTGATCGCCCAGGCCGACGCCTCCCTCGGGCAAATCCCACAGAACCATTTCTACGCCCTCGAAGTGCTGCGGGTGAACGGCAGCGCGGCGCAGAAAAAACGCCTGTACGCCGAGGTCCTGGCCGGCCAGCGCTTCGGCAATGCCCTGGCCGAGCTGGGCACCAAGACCGCCCACGACCGCACCACTCGCCTGACCCGTGACGTACAGCAAGGACGCGACGGCTATCGCATCAACGGCCGCAAGTTCTACTCCACCGGCGCTATCTACGCCCAGCGCATCCCCACCTCGGTGGTGGATGAACACGGCGTGCAGCAACTGGCCTTCGTCCCGGCGGACAGCCAGGGCCTGAACGTGATCGACGACTGGAGCGGCTTCGGCCAGCGCACCACCGGCAGCGGCTCGGTGATGTTCGAGGATGTGTTCGTCGCCGCCGAGGACGTGATTCCCTTTCAAAACGCCTTCGAGCGCCCGACCACCGTCGGCCCGCTGGCGCAGATTCTCCACGCCGCCATCGACACCGGTATCGCCCGCGCCGCCTATGAAGACGCCCTGCATTTCGTGCGCACCAAGACCCGACCGTGGATCGACTCCGGCAACGACAAGGCCACCGAAGATCCGCTGACCCTCAAGAGCTTCGGCCACCTGAGCATTCGCCTGCACGCCACCGAGGCGCTGCTGGAGCGTTCCGGGGAGTTCCTCGACGCGGCCCAGGCCGAACCCAACGCCGAGACCGTGGCCGCCGCCTCCATCGCAGTCGCCGAGGCCCGCGCCATCAGCACCGAAATCTCCCTGGCCGCCGGCAGCACCCTGTTCGAGCTGGCCGGCAGCCAGGCGACCCTGGCCGAACACGGCCTCGACCGGCACTGGCGCAACGCCCGGGTGCACACCCTGCACGACCCGGTGCGCTGGAAGTACCACGCGGTGGGCAACTACTACCTCAACCAGACGAACCCGCCACTGCGGGGGACCATCTGA
- a CDS encoding SfnB family sulfur acquisition oxidoreductase — protein MSNLADANVQSDLDIAPLLLPARVLLNDAEALQAAHELATVARQQAARRDQQRKLPWAEIEHFTRSGLGSIAIPREFGGPQVSFVTLAEVFAIISAADPALGQIPQNQFGILHLILGSATERQKKQLFQSVLEGWRIGNAGPERGTKNTLELKARITADGDGYLLNGQKFYSTGALFAHWVAVKALNDDGKQVLAFVRRGTPGLRIVDDWSGFGQRTTASGTILLNNVRVDADLVVDSWRINESPNIQGAISQLIQAAIDAGIARAAIDDAISFVRERSRPWVDANVERASDDLYVIADIGKLKIELHAAEALLRKAGQVLDQVSVAPISAESAARASIAVAEAKVLTTEISLQASEKLFELAGSRATLAEFNLDRHWRNARVHTLHDPVRWKYHAVGTYHLNGTLPARHSWI, from the coding sequence ATGTCCAATCTGGCCGATGCAAATGTCCAGAGCGATCTGGATATCGCCCCCCTGTTGTTGCCCGCACGGGTTCTGCTGAACGACGCAGAAGCCCTTCAAGCCGCCCATGAACTGGCCACCGTCGCCCGCCAGCAGGCGGCCCGGCGCGACCAGCAGCGCAAGCTGCCGTGGGCGGAAATCGAACACTTCACCCGCAGTGGCCTGGGCAGTATTGCCATCCCCCGTGAATTCGGTGGCCCGCAGGTTTCCTTCGTGACCCTGGCCGAAGTCTTCGCGATCATTTCCGCGGCCGACCCGGCCCTGGGACAGATCCCGCAGAACCAGTTCGGCATTCTCCACCTGATTCTCGGCAGCGCCACCGAACGGCAGAAAAAGCAGCTGTTCCAAAGCGTGCTGGAAGGCTGGCGCATCGGTAACGCCGGCCCGGAACGCGGGACCAAAAACACCCTGGAACTCAAGGCGCGGATCACCGCCGACGGCGACGGTTATCTGCTCAATGGCCAGAAGTTCTATTCCACCGGCGCCCTGTTCGCCCACTGGGTGGCGGTCAAGGCGCTGAATGACGACGGCAAGCAGGTATTGGCCTTCGTCCGGCGCGGCACCCCGGGGCTGCGCATCGTCGACGACTGGTCGGGCTTCGGCCAGCGCACCACCGCCAGCGGCACCATTCTGCTCAACAACGTGCGGGTCGATGCCGACCTGGTGGTGGACAGCTGGCGCATCAACGAATCGCCGAATATCCAGGGCGCGATCTCGCAGCTGATCCAGGCAGCGATCGACGCCGGCATCGCCCGCGCGGCCATCGACGACGCCATCAGCTTCGTGCGGGAACGTTCGCGGCCGTGGGTCGACGCCAACGTCGAACGGGCCAGCGACGACCTCTATGTAATCGCCGATATCGGCAAGCTGAAAATCGAACTGCACGCCGCCGAGGCCCTGCTGCGCAAGGCCGGCCAGGTGCTGGACCAGGTCAGCGTCGCGCCGATCAGCGCCGAATCCGCCGCCCGCGCCTCGATCGCCGTGGCCGAAGCCAAGGTGCTGACCACCGAGATCTCGCTGCAGGCCAGCGAAAAACTCTTCGAGCTGGCCGGCAGCCGCGCCACCCTCGCCGAGTTCAACCTCGACCGGCACTGGCGCAACGCCCGGGTCCACACCCTGCACGATCCGGTGCGCTGGAAATACCACGCCGTCGGCACCTACCACCTGAACGGCACGTTGCCGGCTCGCCATTCCTGGATTTAA
- the tcyN gene encoding L-cystine ABC transporter ATP-binding protein TcyN, protein MIVVEKLTKQFKGQTVLNGIDLTVAEGEVVAIIGPSGSGKTTFLRCLNFLEEPTSGRIKVGNIEIDGSRPLTQQQGLVRQLRQQVGFVFQNFNLFPHRTALENVIEGPLVVKKTPREQALALGRGLLAKVGLAGKEDAYPRRLSGGQQQRVAIARALAMEPEVILFDEPTSALDPELVGEVLATIRGLAEEKRTMVIVTHEMGFARDVANRVIFFDKGVIVEQGEAKALFANPREERTRQFLSKFLTSGHPQA, encoded by the coding sequence ATGATTGTGGTTGAAAAACTGACGAAGCAGTTCAAGGGTCAGACCGTCCTCAATGGCATCGACCTGACGGTGGCGGAAGGCGAAGTGGTCGCCATCATCGGCCCCAGCGGCTCGGGCAAGACCACCTTTTTGCGCTGCCTGAATTTCCTCGAAGAGCCTACCAGCGGCCGGATCAAGGTCGGCAATATCGAAATCGATGGCAGCCGGCCGCTGACCCAGCAGCAGGGCCTGGTGCGGCAACTGCGCCAGCAGGTGGGTTTCGTGTTCCAGAACTTCAACCTGTTCCCCCATCGCACCGCGCTGGAAAACGTTATCGAAGGCCCCCTGGTGGTGAAGAAGACGCCCCGCGAGCAGGCGCTGGCCCTGGGCCGCGGACTGTTGGCCAAGGTCGGCCTGGCGGGCAAGGAAGACGCCTACCCGCGGCGCCTTTCCGGCGGGCAGCAACAGCGCGTGGCGATTGCCCGGGCGCTGGCGATGGAGCCGGAGGTGATCCTGTTCGACGAACCGACCTCGGCCCTCGACCCGGAGCTGGTGGGCGAAGTGCTGGCGACCATCCGCGGCCTGGCCGAGGAGAAGCGCACCATGGTCATCGTCACCCACGAAATGGGCTTCGCCCGCGACGTGGCCAACCGGGTGATTTTCTTCGACAAGGGCGTGATCGTCGAACAGGGCGAAGCCAAGGCGCTGTTCGCCAACCCCAGGGAAGAACGCACCCGGCAATTCCTCAGCAAGTTCCTCACCTCGGGCCATCCCCAGGCCTGA
- the tcyL gene encoding cystine ABC transporter permease: protein MAETTQLLLNSAPFLLQGAYFTVILSLGGMFFGLALGFALALMRLSRFKLLSWIARVYVSFFRGTPLLVQLFVIYYGLPQLGIELDPLPAALIGFSLNMAAYACEILRAAIGSIERGQWEAAASIGMTRAQTLRRAILPQAMRTALPPLGNSFISLVKDTALAATIQVPELFRQAQLITARTFEVFTMYLAAALIYWVLASVLAHLQNRLEERVNRHDQES, encoded by the coding sequence ATCGCCGAAACCACGCAGCTGTTGCTGAATTCCGCGCCCTTCCTGCTCCAGGGCGCGTATTTCACGGTGATCCTCAGCCTCGGCGGCATGTTCTTCGGATTGGCGCTGGGGTTCGCCCTGGCGCTGATGCGCCTGTCGCGCTTCAAGCTGCTGAGCTGGATCGCCCGCGTCTATGTGTCGTTCTTTCGCGGCACGCCGTTGCTGGTGCAACTGTTCGTGATCTATTACGGCCTGCCGCAGCTGGGTATCGAGCTTGACCCGCTGCCGGCGGCGCTGATCGGCTTCTCGTTGAACATGGCGGCCTATGCCTGCGAGATCCTGCGCGCGGCCATCGGCTCCATCGAGCGCGGGCAGTGGGAAGCGGCGGCCAGCATCGGCATGACCCGGGCCCAGACCCTGCGCCGGGCGATCCTGCCGCAAGCCATGCGCACGGCGCTGCCGCCCCTGGGCAACAGCTTTATCTCACTGGTCAAGGACACCGCCCTGGCCGCCACCATCCAGGTCCCGGAACTGTTCCGCCAGGCGCAACTGATCACCGCCCGGACCTTCGAAGTCTTCACCATGTATCTTGCCGCCGCGCTGATCTACTGGGTTCTGGCCAGCGTGCTGGCGCACCTGCAGAACCGACTGGAAGAGCGGGTCAATCGGCACGACCAGGAGTCCTGA
- the tcyJ gene encoding cystine ABC transporter substrate-binding protein, translated as MIFSALRRNILVGSLGLALGVGLLGQAVAGEQLQKIKDAGTINVGLEGTYPPFSYVDESGKLAGFEVEFSEALAQKLGVKVKLQPTKWDGILAALESKRLDAVINQVTISDERKKKYDFSTPYTVSGIQALTQKKDEGKFKNAADLAGHKVGVGLGTNYEQWLKDNVPKAIIKTYDDDPTKYQDLRVGRIDAILVDRLAAFELIKKTNNTLAVSGEPFSRQEAGVALRKGEPELLAAVNKAIEELRADGTLKKLSEKYFNADVTQ; from the coding sequence ATGATTTTTTCCGCACTACGTCGAAATATCCTCGTTGGCTCGCTGGGTCTGGCACTGGGTGTCGGGTTGCTGGGGCAAGCGGTTGCCGGTGAGCAACTGCAGAAGATCAAGGACGCCGGCACCATCAACGTCGGCCTGGAAGGCACTTACCCACCGTTCAGCTACGTCGACGAAAGCGGCAAGCTGGCCGGCTTCGAGGTGGAGTTCTCCGAAGCCCTGGCGCAGAAGCTGGGCGTGAAGGTCAAACTGCAGCCGACCAAATGGGATGGCATCCTCGCCGCCCTGGAGTCCAAGCGCCTGGACGCGGTGATCAACCAGGTGACCATCTCGGATGAGCGCAAGAAGAAATACGACTTCTCCACCCCCTACACCGTTTCCGGCATCCAGGCCCTGACCCAGAAGAAGGACGAAGGCAAGTTCAAGAACGCCGCCGACCTGGCCGGGCACAAGGTCGGTGTCGGCCTGGGCACCAACTACGAACAATGGCTCAAGGACAACGTACCGAAAGCCATCATCAAGACCTACGACGATGATCCGACCAAGTACCAGGACCTGCGCGTAGGCCGTATCGACGCGATCCTGGTGGACCGCCTGGCCGCCTTCGAACTGATCAAGAAAACCAACAACACCCTGGCCGTTTCCGGCGAACCCTTCTCCCGCCAGGAAGCCGGCGTGGCCCTGCGCAAAGGTGAACCCGAACTGCTGGCCGCGGTGAACAAGGCGATCGAGGAACTGCGCGCTGATGGCACGCTGAAAAAGCTCTCGGAAAAATACTTCAACGCTGACGTCACTCAATAA
- a CDS encoding D-cysteine desulfhydrase, producing the protein MIKRQLDRFNRLDLLGGATALEKLERLSTWLGRDVYVKRDDTTPLAMGGNKLRKLEYLAADALAQGADTLITAGAIQSNHVRQTAALAAKLGLGCVALLENPIGTDDRNYLGNGNRLLLDLFDAKVELVDNLDNADEQLQALAERLRSSGKQPYLVPIGGSNALGALGYVRAGLELAEQINNTGLDFAAVVLASGSAGTHSGLALALSEALPQLPVIGVTVSRTDEAQRPKVQGLAERTAELLGVALPDSFKVELWDEYFAPRYGEPNAGTLAAVKLLASQEGLLLDPVYTGKAMAGLLDGIGRQRFDDGPIIFLHTGGAPALFAYAGSFA; encoded by the coding sequence ATGATCAAACGACAGCTCGACCGTTTTAACCGTCTCGACCTGCTGGGCGGTGCCACCGCCCTGGAAAAACTCGAACGCCTGTCCACCTGGCTGGGCCGCGATGTCTACGTCAAGCGTGACGACACCACGCCACTGGCCATGGGCGGCAACAAGCTGCGCAAACTCGAATACCTGGCCGCCGATGCGCTGGCCCAAGGCGCGGACACGCTGATTACCGCGGGCGCCATCCAGTCCAACCACGTGCGCCAGACCGCGGCCCTGGCCGCCAAGCTGGGCCTGGGCTGCGTCGCCCTGCTGGAAAACCCCATCGGCACCGATGACCGCAATTACCTGGGCAACGGCAACCGCCTGCTGCTCGACCTGTTCGACGCCAAGGTCGAGCTGGTGGACAACCTGGACAACGCCGACGAGCAGTTGCAGGCCCTGGCCGAACGCCTGCGCAGCAGCGGCAAACAGCCGTACCTGGTGCCGATTGGCGGCTCCAACGCCCTCGGCGCGCTGGGTTACGTGCGCGCCGGCCTGGAGCTGGCGGAGCAGATCAACAACACCGGGCTCGACTTCGCCGCCGTGGTCCTGGCCTCGGGCAGCGCCGGCACCCACAGCGGCCTGGCCCTGGCCTTGAGCGAAGCGCTGCCGCAGTTGCCGGTGATCGGCGTCACCGTGTCGCGCACCGACGAAGCGCAGCGGCCGAAGGTCCAGGGCCTGGCCGAACGCACCGCCGAACTGCTCGGGGTGGCGCTGCCGGACAGTTTCAAGGTGGAGTTGTGGGACGAGTATTTCGCCCCGCGTTATGGCGAGCCGAATGCCGGTACCCTGGCCGCGGTGAAGCTGCTGGCGAGCCAGGAAGGCCTGCTGCTGGACCCGGTCTACACCGGCAAGGCCATGGCCGGCCTGCTCGACGGCATTGGCCGCCAGCGCTTCGACGACGGCCCGATCATCTTCCTGCACACCGGCGGCGCGCCGGCGTTGTTCGCTTATGCCGGATCCTTTGCATGA
- the epsC gene encoding serine O-acetyltransferase EpsC: MSERSSHWQLQTIVGQLRDARDQWRTRNGRVSGEQGGRELPSRAAMAEILEALCGALFPMRLGPVDLREESEDFYVGHTLDAALNSLLAQARLELRYAARQSGEADEDVNARAIRIIQDFALALPGLRVLLDTDVLAAYHGDPAARSVDEVLLCYPGILAVIHHRLAHHLYRAGLPLLARISAEIAHSATGIDIHPGAQIGRSFFIDHGTGVVIGETAIIGERVRIYQAVTLGAKRFPADEDGQLQKGHPRHPIVEDDVVIYAGATILGRITIGKGSTIGGNVWLTRSVPAGCNLTQANLQHDDGSQK; the protein is encoded by the coding sequence GTGAGCGAGCGTTCCAGCCATTGGCAATTGCAGACCATAGTCGGTCAACTGCGTGATGCCCGCGACCAGTGGCGTACCCGCAACGGGCGGGTCAGCGGTGAGCAGGGCGGTCGGGAACTGCCGTCGCGCGCGGCCATGGCCGAGATTCTCGAAGCGCTGTGCGGCGCCCTGTTCCCGATGCGCCTCGGGCCGGTGGACTTGCGCGAGGAAAGCGAAGATTTCTACGTCGGCCATACCCTGGACGCGGCCCTCAATTCGTTGCTCGCCCAGGCTCGCCTGGAGCTGCGTTACGCCGCGCGCCAGAGCGGCGAGGCGGACGAAGATGTCAACGCCAGGGCCATTCGTATCATCCAGGACTTCGCCCTGGCCTTGCCGGGCCTGCGGGTGCTGCTCGATACCGACGTGCTGGCCGCCTACCACGGCGACCCGGCGGCGCGCAGCGTCGATGAAGTGCTGCTGTGCTACCCGGGCATCCTGGCGGTGATCCACCATCGCCTGGCCCACCACCTGTACCGCGCCGGCCTGCCGCTGCTGGCGCGGATCAGCGCGGAAATCGCCCACTCGGCCACCGGCATCGACATTCACCCGGGGGCACAGATCGGCCGCAGTTTCTTCATCGACCACGGCACCGGTGTGGTGATCGGCGAAACCGCGATCATCGGCGAGCGGGTGCGCATCTACCAGGCCGTGACCCTGGGCGCCAAACGCTTCCCGGCGGACGAGGACGGCCAGTTGCAGAAGGGCCATCCGCGCCACCCGATCGTCGAGGACGACGTGGTGATCTACGCCGGCGCGACCATCCTCGGGCGCATCACCATCGGCAAGGGTTCGACCATCGGCGGCAACGTCTGGCTGACCCGCAGCGTGCCGGCCGGGTGCAACCTGACCCAGGCCAACCTGCAACATGACGATGGGTCGCAGAAGTAA
- the betT gene encoding choline transporter BetT has protein sequence MNPPVFYFAASFILAFGLVVIALPEQAGAWLLAAQNWAANTVGWYYMLAMTLYLVFVVVTALSGYGKIKLGADHDEPEFSYLSWAGMLFAAGISITLFFFCVSEPLTHMLQPPQGEAGTADAARQAMQILFLHWGLHGWGVFAFVGMALAYFAYRHNLPLALRSALYPLIGKRINGPIGYAVDGFGIIATVFGLGADMGFGVLHLNSGLDYLFGIDHTQWVQVGLITLMMGAAIIVAVSGVDKGVRVMSDINMLLACALLLFVLFAGPTQHLLNTLIQNLGDYLGALPTKSFDLYAYDEPSDWLGGWTVFYWAWWIAWSPFVGLFIARISRGRTIREFVFGVLLIPLGFTLAWMSIFGNSAIDQVLNHGMSALGLSAIENPSMTLYLLLETYPWSKTVIAVTVFISFVFFVTSADSGTVVLSTLSARGGNADEDGPKWLRVFWGAMTALVTSALLFAGSIDSLKSAVVLTSLPFSMILLLMMWGLHKAFYLESQKQIAQLHSLAPVSSSSRRGKGGWRQRLSQAVHFPSRDEVYRFLDQTVRPAIEEVTAVFVEKGLNVITQPDPANDNVSLEIGHGDQHPFIYQVQMRGYFTPSFARGGMGPKEMRNRRYYRAEVHLAEGSQDYDLMGYTKEQIINDILDQYERHMQFLHLVR, from the coding sequence ATGAATCCGCCGGTGTTCTACTTCGCCGCGAGCTTTATCCTGGCCTTCGGCCTGGTGGTCATCGCCCTGCCGGAACAAGCCGGCGCCTGGTTGCTGGCCGCGCAAAACTGGGCGGCCAATACGGTCGGCTGGTACTACATGCTGGCCATGACCCTGTACCTGGTCTTCGTGGTGGTCACCGCCTTGTCCGGCTACGGCAAGATCAAGCTCGGTGCCGACCACGACGAACCCGAATTCAGTTACCTGTCCTGGGCCGGCATGCTGTTCGCCGCGGGGATCAGCATCACGCTGTTTTTCTTCTGCGTCTCGGAACCTCTGACCCATATGCTGCAACCGCCCCAGGGCGAGGCCGGGACCGCGGACGCGGCGCGCCAGGCCATGCAGATTCTCTTCCTGCACTGGGGCCTGCATGGCTGGGGCGTGTTCGCCTTCGTCGGCATGGCCCTGGCGTATTTCGCCTACCGGCATAACCTGCCGCTGGCCCTGCGTTCGGCGCTGTACCCGCTGATCGGCAAGCGCATCAACGGCCCCATCGGCTACGCGGTGGATGGCTTCGGCATCATCGCCACGGTGTTCGGCCTTGGCGCCGACATGGGCTTTGGTGTGCTGCACCTCAACTCCGGCCTAGACTACCTGTTCGGCATCGACCACACCCAGTGGGTCCAGGTGGGCCTGATCACCCTGATGATGGGCGCGGCGATCATTGTCGCGGTGTCCGGCGTCGACAAGGGCGTGCGGGTAATGTCCGACATCAACATGCTGCTGGCCTGTGCGCTGCTGCTGTTCGTGTTGTTCGCCGGCCCCACCCAGCACCTGCTCAATACCCTGATCCAGAACCTCGGCGATTACCTTGGCGCCTTGCCGACCAAGAGCTTCGACCTCTACGCCTATGACGAACCCAGCGATTGGCTGGGTGGCTGGACCGTCTTCTACTGGGCCTGGTGGATCGCATGGTCGCCGTTCGTGGGCCTGTTCATCGCGCGGATTTCCCGTGGCCGGACCATCCGCGAATTCGTGTTCGGCGTGCTGCTGATTCCCCTGGGCTTCACCCTGGCCTGGATGTCGATCTTCGGTAACAGCGCCATCGACCAGGTGCTCAACCACGGCATGAGCGCGCTGGGCCTGTCGGCCATCGAGAACCCCTCGATGACCCTCTACCTGCTGCTGGAAACCTACCCCTGGAGCAAGACCGTCATCGCCGTGACGGTGTTCATCAGCTTCGTGTTCTTCGTCACCTCGGCCGACTCCGGCACCGTGGTGCTCTCGACCCTGTCGGCCCGTGGCGGCAACGCCGACGAAGACGGGCCGAAATGGCTGCGGGTGTTCTGGGGCGCGATGACCGCGCTGGTCACCAGCGCGCTGCTGTTCGCCGGCAGCATCGACTCGCTGAAGTCGGCGGTGGTGCTGACCTCGCTGCCGTTCTCGATGATCCTGCTACTGATGATGTGGGGGCTGCACAAGGCTTTCTACCTCGAGTCGCAAAAGCAGATCGCCCAGCTGCATTCGCTGGCGCCGGTGTCGTCGTCCTCGCGTCGCGGCAAGGGTGGCTGGCGTCAGCGTCTGAGCCAGGCGGTGCATTTTCCGTCGCGCGACGAGGTGTATCGCTTCCTCGACCAGACGGTGCGTCCGGCCATCGAAGAAGTGACCGCGGTGTTCGTCGAGAAAGGCTTGAACGTGATCACCCAGCCGGACCCGGCCAACGACAATGTCAGCCTGGAAATCGGCCATGGCGACCAGCATCCGTTCATCTATCAGGTGCAGATGCGCGGCTACTTCACCCCGTCCTTCGCCCGTGGCGGCATGGGGCCCAAGGAGATGCGCAACCGGCGTTACTACCGGGCCGAGGTGCACCTGGCCGAGGGTAGCCAGGACTACGACCTGATGGGCTACACCAAGGAGCAGATCATCAACGACATCCTCGACCAGTACGAACGGCATATGCAGTTCTTGCATCTGGTGCGTTGA
- a CDS encoding SDR family oxidoreductase: MTTQTSKVAIVTGASRGIGAVIAKQLASEGFAVAINYASSATEASALVVELRQAGHRAIAVKADVANANDVRRLFDETETQLGKVDVLVNNAGILKVLPLAQHSDELFEQTFAINTRGTFNTLREAASRLNAGGRIVNFSSSTVGLNLPGYAVYIASKAAVESLTQVFAKELRGRNITVNAVAPGPVATELFLHGKSEEQIQSFAKMPPLERLGQPEDIANVIAFLVSPAAAWVNGQILRANGGLV, from the coding sequence ATGACTACCCAGACTTCGAAAGTTGCCATCGTGACCGGCGCCTCCCGCGGCATCGGCGCGGTCATCGCCAAGCAACTGGCCAGCGAAGGTTTCGCCGTCGCCATCAACTACGCCAGCAGCGCCACCGAAGCCTCGGCCCTGGTGGTGGAACTGCGCCAGGCCGGCCACCGGGCCATAGCGGTCAAGGCCGACGTGGCCAACGCCAATGACGTGCGCCGCTTGTTCGACGAGACCGAAACCCAACTGGGCAAGGTCGACGTGCTGGTCAACAACGCCGGCATCCTCAAGGTCCTGCCGCTGGCGCAACACAGTGACGAACTGTTCGAGCAGACCTTCGCCATCAACACCCGCGGTACCTTCAACACCCTGCGCGAGGCCGCCAGCCGCCTGAACGCCGGCGGACGCATCGTCAACTTTTCCAGCAGCACCGTCGGCCTCAACCTGCCGGGCTACGCGGTGTACATCGCCAGCAAGGCGGCGGTGGAGTCCCTGACCCAGGTGTTCGCCAAGGAACTGCGCGGGCGCAACATCACCGTCAACGCTGTCGCCCCCGGCCCGGTGGCCACCGAACTGTTCCTGCACGGCAAGAGCGAAGAACAGATCCAGAGCTTCGCCAAGATGCCGCCCCTGGAGCGCCTCGGCCAGCCGGAAGACATCGCCAACGTCATCGCCTTCCTGGTCAGCCCGGCGGCCGCCTGGGTCAACGGGCAGATCCTGCGCGCCAACGGCGGCCTCGTCTGA